A genomic window from Cotesia glomerata isolate CgM1 linkage group LG7, MPM_Cglom_v2.3, whole genome shotgun sequence includes:
- the LOC123269789 gene encoding activating signal cointegrator 1 complex subunit 2 isoform X1, translating to MDDSSVSLDLFQNPKNESLEKVELIININGVPKIIPALSKHWVVKKYFLIYEIPNIYDDNGKQVLGAKSTWLEIINYMINDYSWLLRLPYYKFWSNMAFNRPIMDSLLSVLQNIPRFYNLQNFPKDPEMQSTLEKLRQKVLNIFARIVTLKESSTEFMTPDYHGSLIYDKFLITIPTLIDLAQLYGRENERIVSQIVKRAFKSQGLYNEDLKMTVECTCQLLSSLEEKLFDQPLLTARDVICISEVNDEKLTSEEVEDMIVYLTDVASNIAVFLNVYPDAVDFYASDYFIMKLVGVYENIFPAIYRKLSEFSEVDLEIDEIQLKHYLHIARTEFITVFHNIIFNNIRLMLENPILLEENTAKERADEFLNYLTSVISDRHFIMDYNELFPIQDDLEMLHQLTSDIDEAKENFIKRSISEVILKTQPARVKKNSVVSQDATPGPSNYEPAPSVSDNGSVPNLRKCIRDVKDVMCDLGDGFIQKCLAHYNYNTAAVINAIFEDNLPNELKELDRKLPFIPPDPAEASAAVDKAVGFERLNVFDGDEFDVMTQDKIDTSRVYRGKKKDKYKNLNEMLNDKSFKKDIANIYSKYGVIEDEYDDEYDDTYESHDVGLRGADDFIELGSKPFTTPRVLRVNEKREESEEESEEEEPPPSSSNGRCNFVQDPSVLREKREMANRTRVFKRGGKVGGTGDVVGRPKGQGNDKEVLVNRDKKNTNKSSRANHNRRSGAEWKRRQGMVPS from the exons aatccTAAAAACGAATCATTGGAAAAAGTAGAgctgataataaatatcaatggagttccaaaaattattccaGCTTTg TCAAAACACTGGGtcgtcaaaaaatattttctaatctATGAAATTCCAAacatttatgatgataatggCAAGCAAGTACTTGGCGCTAAGTCAACCTGGCTGGAGATCATTAATTACATGATCAATGATTACAGTTGGCTTCTACGATTACCTTATTACAA ATTCTGGTCCAACATGGCCTTCAACCGCCCAATAATGGACTCCTTGCTATCAGTCCTTCAAAACATTCCCCGCTTTTACAACCTTCAGAACTTCCCCAAAGACCCTGAAATGCAAAGCACCCTCGAAAAGCTCCGCCAGAAAGTCTTGAACATTTTCGCCCGAATCGTGACCTTGAAAGAGAGTTCAACCGAGTTCATGACCCCGGACTACCACGGTTCGTTGATCTACGACAAGTTTCTGATCACGATTCCAACCTTGATCGACCTGGCGCAGCTCTACGGTCGTGAAAACGAGCGAATAGTCAGCCAAATAGTAAAGCGGGCCTTCAAGTCCCAGGGACTTTACAACGAGGACCTGAAGATGACTGTTGAATGCACTTGCCAGCTGCTTAGTTCATTAGAAGAGAAGCTTTTTGACCAGCCACTTCTCACAGCTCGCGACGTAATCTGCATCTCGGAGGTTAACGACGAGAAGCTAACTAGTGAAGAGGTTGAAGACATGATTGTCTATTTGACTGACGTCGCCTCGAATATCGCCGTCTTTCTCAATGTCTATCCAGACGCTGTTGATTTCTATGCTAGCGATTATTTTATCATGAAGCTCGTCGGCGTTTATGAGAACATTTTTCCTGCTATTTATCGCAAGCTCAGTGAATTTTCTGAAGTTGACCTTGAGATTGATGAGATTCAGTTGAAGCATTATTTGCATATTGCGAGGACTGAGTTCATTACAGTAtttcataatattatttttaataatattagatTGATGTTGGAAAATCC AATATTGTTGGAAGAAAACACTGCTAAAGAGCGAGCAGATgagtttcttaattatctaaCAAGTGTTATCTCTGACCGACATTTTATCATGGATTACAATGAATTGTTTCCTATTCAAGATGATTTAGAAATGCTCCATCAACTTACTTCTGATAT TGATGaagcaaaagaaaattttataaaacgtTCCATATCTGAGGTTATCTTGAAGACGCAGCCTGcacgagtaaaaaaaaattctgtg GTTTCTCAAGATGCGACGCCTGGTCCAAGTAATTATGAACCTGCTCCTAGTGTGTCTGATAATGGAAGCGTACCAAATCTTAGAAAATGTATTAGAGATGTTAAAGATGTCATGTGTGATCTTGGAGATGGTTTTATACAA AAATGTCTTGCACATTACAATTACAACACAGCAGCGGTAATTAATGCAATTTTCGAAGATAACCTACCAAACGAACTAAAAGAACTAGACCGAAAACTGCCATTTATCCCACCCGATCCCGCAGAAGCTTCGGCTGCAGTCGACAAGGCGGTAGGATTTGAACGGTTGAATGTCTTCGACGGTGATGAGTTCGATGTGATGACCCAAGACAAAATAGACACTTCTCGTGTTTATCGTGGCAAAAA GAAAGATAAATACAAGAATCTGAATGAAATGCTAAACGACAAGTCCTTCAAAAAGGACATTGCAAATATTTACTCAAAGTACGGTGTAATTGAAGATGAATATGATGATGAGTACGACGACACCTATGAGAGCCATGATGTCGGCTTGCGTGGCGCTGATGACTTTATTGAATTGGGCAGCAAACCTTTCACGACACCTAGA GTACTAAGAGTCAATGAAAAGCGAGAAGAATCCGAAGAAGAGTCTGAAGAAGAAGAACCGCCTCCAAGTTCGTCAAACGGCCGCTGCAACTTCGTCCAAGATCCGAGCGTgcttcgagaaaaacgcgaaATGGCGAATCGTACACGTGTTTTCAAGCGCGGAGGAAAAGTAGGGGGCACTGGTGATGTTGTTGGAAGACCCAAAGGCCAGGGTAATGATAAGGAAGTTCTAGTGAACCGTGATAAGAAGAACACCAACAAATCTTCAAGAGCTAACCACAATCGTCGTTCCGGTGCTGAGTGGAAACGTCGTCAAGGAATGGTTCCGTCGTAG
- the LOC123269789 gene encoding activating signal cointegrator 1 complex subunit 2 isoform X2 — translation MDDSSVSLDLFQNPKNESLEKVELIININGVPKIIPALSKHWVVKKYFLIYEIPNIYDDNGKQVLGAKSTWLEIINYMINDYSWLLRLPYYKFWSNMAFNRPIMDSLLSVLQNIPRFYNLQNFPKDPEMQSTLEKLRQKVLNIFARIVTLKESSTEFMTPDYHGSLIYDKFLITIPTLIDLAQLYGRENERIVSQIVKRAFKSQGLYNEDLKMTVECTCQLLSSLEEKLFDQPLLTARDVICISEVNDEKLTSEEVEDMIVYLTDVASNIAVFLNVYPDAVDFYASDYFIMKLVGVYENIFPAIYRKLSEFSEVDLEIDEIQLKHYLHIARTEFITVFHNIIFNNIRLMLENPILLEENTAKERADEFLNYLTSVISDRHFIMDYNELFPIQDDLEMLHQLTSDIDEAKENFIKRSISEVILKTQPARVKKNSVVSQDATPGPSNYEPAPSVSDNGSVPNLRKCIRDVKDVMCDLGDGFIQKCLAHYNYNTAAVINAIFEDNLPNELKELDRKLPFIPPDPAEASAAVDKAVGFERLNVFDGDEFDVMTQDKIDTSRVYRGKKKDKYKNLNEMLNDKSFKKDIANIYSKYGVIEDEYDDEYDDTYESHDVGLRGADDFIELGSKPFTTPRVLRVNEKREESEEESEEEEPPPSSSNGRCNFVQDPSVLREKREMANRTRVFKRGGKVGGTGDVVGRPKGQGNDKEVLVNRDKKNTNKSSRANHNRRSGAEWKRRQGMVPS, via the exons aatccTAAAAACGAATCATTGGAAAAAGTAGAgctgataataaatatcaatggagttccaaaaattattccaGCTTTg TCAAAACACTGGGtcgtcaaaaaatattttctaatctATGAAATTCCAAacatttatgatgataatggCAAGCAAGTACTTGGCGCTAAGTCAACCTGGCTGGAGATCATTAATTACATGATCAATGATTACAGTTGGCTTCTACGATTACCTTATTACAA ATTCTGGTCCAACATGGCCTTCAACCGCCCAATAATGGACTCCTTGCTATCAGTCCTTCAAAACATTCCCCGCTTTTACAACCTTCAGAACTTCCCCAAAGACCCTGAAATGCAAAGCACCCTCGAAAAGCTCCGCCAGAAAGTCTTGAACATTTTCGCCCGAATCGTGACCTTGAAAGAGAGTTCAACCGAGTTCATGACCCCGGACTACCACGGTTCGTTGATCTACGACAAGTTTCTGATCACGATTCCAACCTTGATCGACCTGGCGCAGCTCTACGGTCGTGAAAACGAGCGAATAGTCAGCCAAATAGTAAAGCGGGCCTTCAAGTCCCAGGGACTTTACAACGAGGACCTGAAGATGACTGTTGAATGCACTTGCCAGCTGCTTAGTTCATTAGAAGAGAAGCTTTTTGACCAGCCACTTCTCACAGCTCGCGACGTAATCTGCATCTCGGAGGTTAACGACGAGAAGCTAACTAGTGAAGAGGTTGAAGACATGATTGTCTATTTGACTGACGTCGCCTCGAATATCGCCGTCTTTCTCAATGTCTATCCAGACGCTGTTGATTTCTATGCTAGCGATTATTTTATCATGAAGCTCGTCGGCGTTTATGAGAACATTTTTCCTGCTATTTATCGCAAGCTCAGTGAATTTTCTGAAGTTGACCTTGAGATTGATGAGATTCAGTTGAAGCATTATTTGCATATTGCGAGGACTGAGTTCATTACAGTAtttcataatattatttttaataatattagatTGATGTTGGAAAATCC AATATTGTTGGAAGAAAACACTGCTAAAGAGCGAGCAGATgagtttcttaattatctaaCAAGTGTTATCTCTGACCGACATTTTATCATGGATTACAATGAATTGTTTCCTATTCAAGATGATTTAGAAATGCTCCATCAACTTACTTCTGATAT TGATGaagcaaaagaaaattttataaaacgtTCCATATCTGAGGTTATCTTGAAGACGCAGCCTGcacgagtaaaaaaaaattctgtggTAAGC CAAGATGCGACGCCTGGTCCAAGTAATTATGAACCTGCTCCTAGTGTGTCTGATAATGGAAGCGTACCAAATCTTAGAAAATGTATTAGAGATGTTAAAGATGTCATGTGTGATCTTGGAGATGGTTTTATACAA AAATGTCTTGCACATTACAATTACAACACAGCAGCGGTAATTAATGCAATTTTCGAAGATAACCTACCAAACGAACTAAAAGAACTAGACCGAAAACTGCCATTTATCCCACCCGATCCCGCAGAAGCTTCGGCTGCAGTCGACAAGGCGGTAGGATTTGAACGGTTGAATGTCTTCGACGGTGATGAGTTCGATGTGATGACCCAAGACAAAATAGACACTTCTCGTGTTTATCGTGGCAAAAA GAAAGATAAATACAAGAATCTGAATGAAATGCTAAACGACAAGTCCTTCAAAAAGGACATTGCAAATATTTACTCAAAGTACGGTGTAATTGAAGATGAATATGATGATGAGTACGACGACACCTATGAGAGCCATGATGTCGGCTTGCGTGGCGCTGATGACTTTATTGAATTGGGCAGCAAACCTTTCACGACACCTAGA GTACTAAGAGTCAATGAAAAGCGAGAAGAATCCGAAGAAGAGTCTGAAGAAGAAGAACCGCCTCCAAGTTCGTCAAACGGCCGCTGCAACTTCGTCCAAGATCCGAGCGTgcttcgagaaaaacgcgaaATGGCGAATCGTACACGTGTTTTCAAGCGCGGAGGAAAAGTAGGGGGCACTGGTGATGTTGTTGGAAGACCCAAAGGCCAGGGTAATGATAAGGAAGTTCTAGTGAACCGTGATAAGAAGAACACCAACAAATCTTCAAGAGCTAACCACAATCGTCGTTCCGGTGCTGAGTGGAAACGTCGTCAAGGAATGGTTCCGTCGTAG
- the LOC123269781 gene encoding uncharacterized protein LOC123269781 — MLLTIIVLVSLKNSQAVLTEVTNTSKGLVQGKIFKTVGEELEYSIYFGIPFAKPPVNQLRFKPPEEAEPWNGVRDATKEPNLCPQKNPFKNYTYDGDEDCLYLNLYTPKINSTDTTKRAVMVWIYAGAFVFGSISPNAYGPDFLIEEDVVVVMPNHRLGALGFLSLNHENASGNAGLKDLVFVLRWIQENIENFGGDPERVTVFGDSSGSAVVGYLVLSDLATGLFHSAISMSGVPLNIWAYEPPIIAQLRAFMLGFSLGIFTLNKDNLLEQLQNKSAEDIIKATKSLLPIDVLSFTPTTENPTISPMPFLTDCALEKYKSGNFNQVPQIIGFVDSEFLSFVAESVQLPMINMILDGLFDLPLLREVKNINLISSLANWIVGKLGGLVDNTIYGVSNITSDLLMIFEVDRTQRYLTTASDVPVYYYRNSFDHRNSRHRAMGYDLDGTAHADDVHQIFWPTLPNFKLPLNDSRLTTQRQRMVRMWSNFAKYRDPTPNGTMDPLLNITWPPSTVAGTCLEINTTYSIGPRPVGLLVDGLETVLYPLLGLFKGCFQKTGIYHKYVLCSSNVKQAIKALVYRWLLILKKHVFKMKLLVKLIIYISMFNTSVFAQFSRSSFREFLQEHFPWGYPFFAMNLTMSVMTTKGFVQGKLLSTVGKGVRYSSFLGIPFAQPPVGSLRFKPPQEANSWGGLYPALEQKNDCPQLEVATGAIVGKEDCLYLNVYTPKVSITDMKKRAVMVWIFGGGFVSGSSNPKTYGPDFLIEEDVVVVAMNYRLGALGFLSLNHTNATGNAGLKDQKMALEWVQKEIESFGGDPKKVTVFGQSAGSASTLYQVLSEASSGLFRSAIAMSGSPLNHWAFTPPSEAVARAFTFGRSLGVDTTDPEVLLKKLYSSSAEELVLAMTKSTNIFVPYLLPTLEDPKAESPFLTQCSVDKLKTNNFNQVSVMLGFTNLETLFYIGNKKLARDGIISVALEIVKNIPELQDTEQVKFLEEIQARSKNNETFSNDEIYKICNITTDILYYNEIDLTRQLLASKVPVYFYRNSFDYPQALHRVMGNNINGTGHADDVLHVFWASNLNQPLDPKSDIGIQRMKMVKMWTNFAKYGNPTPGDLDPVLKIKWPLTDSEGTYLEIDNDYTVEKQPVDDFVGYLQRVIEPLLGEQNGCRAT; from the exons ATAAATTCAACAGACACTACCAAACGAGCCGTAATGGTTTGGATCTACGCCGGAGCGTTTGTATTCGGTTCAATCAGCCCGAACGCTTACGGCCCAGATTTCCTCATTGAAGAAGACGTAGTAGTTGTCATGCCGAACCATCGCCTAGGAGCTCTTGGTTTTCTGTCCTTGAACCACGAAAACGCAAGTGGAAACGCTGGCCTTAAAGATTTGGTCTTTGTGCTACGTTGGATCCAAGAAAACATCGAAAACTTTGGCGGGGATCCTGAAAGGGTTACAGTTTTCGGTGATAGCTCTGGATCTGCTGTAGTAGGCTATTTAGTACTTTCTGATTTAGCAACAG GTCTCTTTCATTCTGCAATCAGCATGAGCGGAGTTCCTTTGAATATCTGGGCATATGAGCCGCCAATAATCGCTCAGCTCCGTGCATTTATGCTTGGATTTTCTTTGGGAATCTTCACTTTGAATAAAGATAATCTTCTGGAACAACTCCAGAACAAATCTGCTGAAGATATCATTAAGGCGACTAAATCATTATTACCC ATAGATGTCCTATCATTTACGCCAACAACAGAGAACCCTACAATATCACCAATGCCCTTCCTTACCGACTGTGCGCTTGAAAAGTACAAATCTGGTAATTTCAACCAAGTACCTCAAATAATTGGATTTGTTGATTccgaatttttatcatttgtgGCAGAAA GCGTACAATTACCAATGATAAACATGATCCTCGACGGCCTATTTGACCTTCCGTTGCTCCGCGAGGTTAAGAACATCAACCTGATCTCCAGTTTAGCCAACTGGATAGTCGGAAAACTCGGAGGGTTGGTAGACAACACCATCTACGGCGTCAGTAACATAACCTCCGACTTGTTGATGATTTTCGAGGTCGACCGGACCCAGAGATACTTAACCACCGCTAGCGACGTCCCTGTTTATTATTACCGCAATTCCTTCGACCACCGCAATTCTAGGCACAGGGCCATGGGATACGACCTAGATGGCACTGCGCATGCTGATGACGTCCACCAGATCTTCTGGCCCACGCTTCCTAACTTCAAGCTTCCTTTGAATGATAGTCGTTTGACTACTCAAAGGCAGCGGATGGTTAGGATGTGGTCCAACTTTGCTAAATACAG AGATCCAACGCCAAACGGAACAATGGATCCGCTTCTAAACATCACTTGGCCGCCATCTACCGTCGCAGGAACTTGCCTTGAAATCAACACAACCTACTCTATCGGCCCTCGGCCAGTAGGATTACTAGTTGATGGATTGGAGACGGTTCTTTACCCTCTACTAGGTTTATTCAAAGGATGCTTC CAAAAAACTGGTATTTATCATAAGTATGTACTTTGTTCGTCAAATGTAAAGCAGGCTATAAAAGCGCTAGTCTATCGTtggttgttaattttaaaaaaacacgtGTTTAAAATGAAGCTCCTAGTTAAACTTATCATTTATATTTCCATGTTTAACACATCCGTTTTTGCACAATTTTCTCGGAGTTCTTTTAGAGAATTCCTTCAGGAGCATTTTCCTTGGGGATATCCTTTCTTTGCTATGAATTTAACGATGTCAGTGATGACTACCAAAGGATTTGTCCAGGGAAAGTTGTTATCGACAGTCGGTAAGGGCGTGAGGTACTCCAGTTTCTTGGGAATCCCCTTTGCGCAGCCGCCTGTTGGCAGTCTGAGATTTAAG CCGCCTCAAGAAGCAAATTCATGGGGAGGATTGTACCCAGctttggaacaaaaaaatgacTGCCCACAGTTGGAAGTAGCCACTGGCGCCATCGTCGGTAAAGAAGACTGTCTTTATTTAAATGTCTACACCCCGAAGGTCAGCATAACGGACATGAAGAAGCGTGCGGTGATGGTTTGGATCTTCGGAGGAGGTTTTGTAAGTGGTTCCAGCAACCCTAAGACTTATGGCCCGGATTTTCTGATCGAGGAAGATGTAGTAGTTGTTGCGATGAACTACCGCTTGGGAGCGCTGGGGTTCCTGTCCTTGAACCACACTAACGCTACGGGAAATGCTGGACTCAAGGACCAGAAGATGGCGCTGGAGTGGGTGCAGAAGGAGATCGAGAGCTTCGGAGGGGATCCGAAGAAGGTTACTGTTTTTGGACAAAGCGCGGGAAGTGCTAGTACTTTGTACCAGGTTCTTTCAGAGGCATCTAGTGGACTGTTTAGGTCCGCCATTGCTATGAGTGGGTCGCCATTGAATCACTGGGCATTCACGCCACCTTCAGAAGCTGTGGCTCGCGCTTTTACTTTTGGAAGAAGCCTTGGAGTCGATACTACAGACCCGGAGGTTCTTTTAAAGAAGCTTTATAGTTCTTCTGCCGAAGAACTTGTCCTAGCGATGACTAAGAGTACTAAC ATCTTTGTGCCGTATTTGTTGCCAACCCTCGAAGATCCCAAAGCAGAGTCACCATTTTTGACGCAATGCTCAGTCGATAAGCTAAAAACCAACAATTTTAACCAGGTGTCGGTAATGTTAGGATTTACTAACCTAGAAACGTTGTTCTACATTGGAAACA AAAAACTTGCACGAGATGGAATTATCAGCGTTGCCCTTGAAATCGTCAAAAATATCCCAGAGCTGCAGGATACCGAACAAGTTAAATTTCTCGAAGAAATTCAAGCTCGGAGTAAAAACAATGAGACTTTTTCTAATGATGAAATCTACAAGATATGTAACATCACAACCGACATACTGTATTACAATGAAATAGACCTAACTCGGCAGCTTTTAGCTTCTAAGGTTCCAGTTTACTTCTATCGGAACTCATTTGACTACCCTCAAGCTCTGCATAGAGTAATGGGGAACAATATCAACGGCACTGGGCATGCAGATGATGTTCTGCACGTCTTTTGGGCATCTAACCTAAACCAGCCGCTTGACCCCAAGAGTGACATCGGGATCCAGCGGATGAAAATGGTCAAAATGTGGACCAATTTTGCGAAATATGG CAATCCAACGCCTGGGGATCTTGACCCGGTTTTGAAGATAAAATGGCCGCTTACGGATTCAGAAGGGACTTACTTGGAAATAGACAACGATTACACCGTGGAAAAGCAACCGGTTGATGATTTTGTGGGATATTTGCAACGTGTAATTGAACCTTTACTGGGTGAACAAAATGGATGCCGTGCTACGTAA
- the LOC123269791 gene encoding cholinesterase-like: protein MKLLVEFIIYISMFNTSVFAQFNPSSFKEFLQEHFPWGYPFFTMNLTMPVMTTKGFVQGKLLSTVGKGMRYSSFLGIPFAQPPVGSLRFKPPKEANLWGGLYQALEQKNDCPQLELATSAIVGKEDCLYLNVYTPKVSITDMKKRAVMVWIYGGGFVSGSSSPKTYGPDFLIEEDVVVVAMNYRLGALGFLSLNHTNATGNAGLKDQKMALEWVQKEIESFGGDPKKVTVFGQSAGSASTLYQVLSEASSGLFRSAIAMSGSSLNRWAFTPPSEAVARAFAFGRSLGVDTTDPEVLLKKLYSFSAEELVLAMTKSTNIFVPYLTPTLEDPRAESPFLTQCSVDKLKTNNFNRVSVMLGFTNLEALSFVGFSRYITKPVSQPFCEQY from the exons ATGAAGCTCTTAGttgaatttatcatttatatttCCATGTTTAACACATCCGTTTTTGCACAATTTAATCCAAGTTCTTTTAAAGAATTCCTTCAGGAACATTTTCCTTGGGGATATCCTTTCTTCACTATGAATTTAACAATGCCGGTGATGACAACTAAAGGATTTGTCCAAGGAAAGTTGTTATCGACGGTCGGTAAGGGCATGAGGTACTCCAGTTTCTTGGGAATCCCCTTTGCGCAGCCGCCTGTTGGCAGTCTGAGATTTAAG CCGCCTAAAGAAGCGAATTTATGGGGAGGATTGTACCAAgctttagaacaaaaaaatgacTGCCCGCAGTTGGAACTAGCCACTAGCGCCATCGTCGGTAAAGAAGATTGTCTTTATTTAAACGTCTACACCCCGAAGGTCAGCATAACAGACATGAAGAAGCGTGCGGTGATGGTTTGGATCTACGGAGGAGGTTTTGTAAGTGGTTCCAGCAGCCCTAAGACTTATGGCCCGGATTTTCTGATCGAGGAAGATGTAGTAGTTGTTGCGATGAACTACCGCTTGGGAGCGCTGGGGTTCCTGTCCTTGAACCACACCAACGCTACGGGAAATGCTGGACTCAAGGACCAGAAGATGGCGCTGGAGTGGGTGCAGAAGGAGATCGAGAGCTTCGGAGGGGATCCGAAGAAGGTTACTGTTTTTGGACAAAGCGCGGGAAGTGCTAGTACTTTGTACCAGGTTCTTTCAGAGGCATCTAGTGGACTGTTCAGGTCCGCCATTGCTATGAGTGGGTCGTCATTGAATCGCTGGGCATTCACGCCACCTTCAGAAGCTGTGGCTCGTGCTTTTGCTTTTGGAAGAAGCCTTGGAGTCGATACTACAGACCCGGAGGTTCTTTTAAAGAAGCTTTATAGTTTTTCTGCAGAAGAACTCGTCCTAGCGATGACTAAGAGTACTAAC ATTTTTGTGCCATATTTGACGCCAACCCTCGAAGATCCTAGAGCAGAGTCGCCATTTTTGACGCAATGCTCAGTCGATAAGTTAAAAACCAACAATTTCAACCGAGTGTCAGTAATGCTAGGATTCACTAACTTAGAAGCGTTGTCCTTCGTTGGATTCAGTAGGTATATTACAAAGCCTGTTAGTCAGCCATTTTGTGAACAGTATTGA